A genomic segment from Triticum dicoccoides isolate Atlit2015 ecotype Zavitan chromosome 1A, WEW_v2.0, whole genome shotgun sequence encodes:
- the LOC119274400 gene encoding pentatricopeptide repeat-containing protein At3g02330, mitochondrial-like isoform X2, giving the protein MSRAPPALAAPANSTFSHLFQFCARGGRAALDAGRAAHARMLVSGFLPTSFVSNCLLQMYARCADASYARRVFDAMPHRDTVSWNTMLTAYSHSGDIATAVSLFDAMPNPDVVSWNTLVSSYCQHGMHSESVALFLEMARSGVASDRTTFAVLLKSCGALDDLALGVQIHALAVKAGLDIDVRTGSALVDMYGKCSSLDNALFFFYGMPERNWVSWGAALAGCVHNEQYTRGLELFMEMQRSGMGVSQPAYASVFRSCAAKSCLSTGKQLHAHAIKHNFNTDRIVGTAIVDVYAKANSLVDAKRAFFGLPSHTVQTCNAMMVGLARAGLANEALELFQFMTRSGIGFDAVSLSGVFSACAEIKGYLKGLQVHCLAMKSGFETDICVRNAILDLYGKCKALVEAYFIFQDMEERDSISWNAIIAALEQNGRYEDTVVHFNEMLRFGMEPDDFTYGSVLKACATLQSLEFGLMVHDKVIKSGLGSDAFVASTVVDMYCKCGMMTDAQKLHDRIGKQELVSWNAIMSGFSLNKQSEDAQKIFSQMLDIGLKPDHFTYATVLDTCANLATIEIGKQIHGQIIKQEMLVDEYISSTLIDMYAKCGYMQDSLLMFEKAQKRDFVSWNAMICGYALHGQGAEALKMFDRMQREDVIPNHATFIAVLRACSHVGLLDDGCCYFHQMTTRYKLEPQLEHFACMVDILGRSKGPQEALKLIGTMPFEADAVIWKTLLSVCKIHRDVEVAELAAGNVLLLDPEDSSVYILLSNVYAESGKWADVSRTRRLMKHGRLKKEPGCSWIEVQNEMHGFLVGDNVHPRSRELYDMLHDLIDEMKLSGYDPDSSSFAEVDEEGSASEQDDLLGMLRQ; this is encoded by the exons ATGTCACGGGCGCCTCCCGCGTTGGCGGCTCCGGCCAACTCTACGTTCTCCCACCTCTTCCAGTTTTGCGCCCGCGGCGGCCGCGCTGCCCTCGACGCCGGGCGCGCCGCGCACGCGCGCATGCTAGTGTCCGGGTTCCTCCCGACATCCTTCGTCTCGAACTGCCTCCTGCAGATGTACGCCCGCTGCGCGGACGCCTCGTACGCTCGCAGGGTGTTCGACGCGATGCCCCACAGGGACACCGTGTCGTGGAACACCATGCTCACCGCGTATTCGCACTCCGGGGACATAGCGACCGCTGTATCACTGTTCGATGCAATGCCGAATCCGGATGTCGTGTCATGGAACACGCTGGTCTCAAGCTATTGTCAGCATGGCATGCATAGCGAGTCGGTGGCCCTGTTTCTGGAGATGGCTCGCTCTGGTGTTGCCTCCGACCGGACAACGTTTGCTGTCCTTCTGAAGTCGTGCGGTGCTCTGGATGACTTGGCACTCGGTGTTCAAATCCACGCGCTGGCGGTGAAGGCAGGATTGGATATTGATGTCCGGACTGGGAGTGCTCTCGTGGACATGTATGGCAAGTGCAGCAGTTTGGATAACGCATTGTTCTTCTTTTATGGAATGCCCGAGAGGAACTGGGTCTCGTGGGGCGCAGCCCTTGCTGGGTGCGTTCACAATGAGCAGTACACTCGTGGGTTGGAGCTGTTCATGGAGATGCAGAGGTCAGGGATGGGGGTGAGCCAGCCGGCTTATGCCAGTGTCTTTAGATCTTGCGCAGCAAAATCATGTCTGAGCACTGGTAAGCAGTTACACGCACATGCCATAAAGCATAACTTCAATACTGACCGTATTGTTGGGACAGCTATTGTGGATGTTTATGCTAAGGCTAATAGCTTGGTGGATGCTAAAAGGGCATTCTTTGGGTTGCCCAGCCATACAGTACAAACATGCAATGCCATGATGGTTGGGCTTGCGCGCGCAGGGCTTGCAAATGAGGCCTTGGAACTGTTTCAGTTCATGACCAGGTCAGGCATTGGTTTTGATGCAGTCAGTTTATCGGGTGTCTTCAGTGCTTGTGCAGAGATTAAGGGGTATTTAAAAGGCCTACAAGTCCACTGCTTAGCAATGAAATCAGGTTTTGAGACGGACATCTGTGTCAGAAATGCAATTCTTGATCTGTATGGGAAGTGCAAAGCATTGGTAGAAGCGTACTTTATCTTCCAGGATATGGAGGAACGAGATTCAATCTCTTGGAATGCTATTATTGCTGCTCTTGAGCAAAATGGGCGCTATGAGGACACCGTAGTTCATTTTAATGAGATGCTGCGCTTTGGTATGGAACCCGATGATTTCACATATGGTAGTGTCCTTAAGGCTTGTGCAACTTTACAATCTTTGGAGTTTGGATTGATGGTACATGACAAGGTTATCAAGTCAGGACTTGGTTCAGATGCTTTTGTAGCTAGCACTGTTGTTGACATGTACTGCAAatgtggtatgatgacagatgctcaGAAACTCCATGACAGAATTGGGAAGCAAGAACTTGTTTCATGGAATGCCATCATGTCAGGATTTTCACTGAACAAACAGAGTGAGGATGCCCAGAAAATCTTCTCACAGATGTTAGATATTGGACTTAAGCCTGATCATTTCACCTATGCTACAGTTCTTGACACTTGTGCTAACCTAGCTACCATTGAGATCGGGAAGCAGATCCATGGTCAGATAATTAAGCAAGAAATGCTGGTAGATGAATATATATCCAGCACCCTTATAGACATGTACGCCAAGTGTGGGTACATGCAAGACTCACTGCTAATGTTTGAGAAGGCACAGAAACGGGATTTTGTGTCATGGAATGCTATGATATGCGGCTATGCGCTGCATGGTCAAGGAGCAGAAGCACTCAAGATGTTTGATAGGATGCAAAGGGAGGATGTGATTCCGAACCATGCAACTTTCATTGCTGTGCTCCGGGCTTGCAGCCATGTTGGTCTGCTGGATGATGGATGTTGTTACTTCCATCAGATGACCACCCGCTACAAACTGGAACCACAACTGGAGCACTTTGCTTGCATGGTAGATATACTAGGACGGTCAAAGGGACCACAGGAAGCTCTGAAGCTTATTGGCACCATGCCTTTTGAAGCGGATGCAGTCATCTGGAAGACTCTCCTAAGCGTTTGCAAGATCCATCGGGATGTTGAGGTGGCTGAACTTGCTGCCGGCAATGTTCTACTACTGGATCCTGAGGATTCTTCAGTTTATATTCTTCTGTCAAATGTATATGCAGAATCAGGGAAATGGGCTGATGTTTCTAGGACAAGAAGGTTAATGAAGCACGGAAGGCTTAAGAAGGAACCTGGCTGTAGCTGGAttgaggtgcaaaatgagatgcatgGATTCCTTGTAGGAGATAACGTCCATCCGAGATCGAGGGAGCTGTATGACATGCTGCATGATTTGATTGATGAGATGAAACTGTCTGGATATGACCCTGATTCATCTTCTTTTGCTGAGGTTGACGAAGAGGGCAGTGCATCCGAGCAAGATGATTTACTTGGAATG CTGAGACAGTGA
- the LOC119274400 gene encoding pentatricopeptide repeat-containing protein At3g02330, mitochondrial-like isoform X1 codes for MSRAPPALAAPANSTFSHLFQFCARGGRAALDAGRAAHARMLVSGFLPTSFVSNCLLQMYARCADASYARRVFDAMPHRDTVSWNTMLTAYSHSGDIATAVSLFDAMPNPDVVSWNTLVSSYCQHGMHSESVALFLEMARSGVASDRTTFAVLLKSCGALDDLALGVQIHALAVKAGLDIDVRTGSALVDMYGKCSSLDNALFFFYGMPERNWVSWGAALAGCVHNEQYTRGLELFMEMQRSGMGVSQPAYASVFRSCAAKSCLSTGKQLHAHAIKHNFNTDRIVGTAIVDVYAKANSLVDAKRAFFGLPSHTVQTCNAMMVGLARAGLANEALELFQFMTRSGIGFDAVSLSGVFSACAEIKGYLKGLQVHCLAMKSGFETDICVRNAILDLYGKCKALVEAYFIFQDMEERDSISWNAIIAALEQNGRYEDTVVHFNEMLRFGMEPDDFTYGSVLKACATLQSLEFGLMVHDKVIKSGLGSDAFVASTVVDMYCKCGMMTDAQKLHDRIGKQELVSWNAIMSGFSLNKQSEDAQKIFSQMLDIGLKPDHFTYATVLDTCANLATIEIGKQIHGQIIKQEMLVDEYISSTLIDMYAKCGYMQDSLLMFEKAQKRDFVSWNAMICGYALHGQGAEALKMFDRMQREDVIPNHATFIAVLRACSHVGLLDDGCCYFHQMTTRYKLEPQLEHFACMVDILGRSKGPQEALKLIGTMPFEADAVIWKTLLSVCKIHRDVEVAELAAGNVLLLDPEDSSVYILLSNVYAESGKWADVSRTRRLMKHGRLKKEPGCSWIEVQNEMHGFLVGDNVHPRSRELYDMLHDLIDEMKLSGYDPDSSSFAEVDEEGSASEQDDLLGMVGG; via the coding sequence ATGTCACGGGCGCCTCCCGCGTTGGCGGCTCCGGCCAACTCTACGTTCTCCCACCTCTTCCAGTTTTGCGCCCGCGGCGGCCGCGCTGCCCTCGACGCCGGGCGCGCCGCGCACGCGCGCATGCTAGTGTCCGGGTTCCTCCCGACATCCTTCGTCTCGAACTGCCTCCTGCAGATGTACGCCCGCTGCGCGGACGCCTCGTACGCTCGCAGGGTGTTCGACGCGATGCCCCACAGGGACACCGTGTCGTGGAACACCATGCTCACCGCGTATTCGCACTCCGGGGACATAGCGACCGCTGTATCACTGTTCGATGCAATGCCGAATCCGGATGTCGTGTCATGGAACACGCTGGTCTCAAGCTATTGTCAGCATGGCATGCATAGCGAGTCGGTGGCCCTGTTTCTGGAGATGGCTCGCTCTGGTGTTGCCTCCGACCGGACAACGTTTGCTGTCCTTCTGAAGTCGTGCGGTGCTCTGGATGACTTGGCACTCGGTGTTCAAATCCACGCGCTGGCGGTGAAGGCAGGATTGGATATTGATGTCCGGACTGGGAGTGCTCTCGTGGACATGTATGGCAAGTGCAGCAGTTTGGATAACGCATTGTTCTTCTTTTATGGAATGCCCGAGAGGAACTGGGTCTCGTGGGGCGCAGCCCTTGCTGGGTGCGTTCACAATGAGCAGTACACTCGTGGGTTGGAGCTGTTCATGGAGATGCAGAGGTCAGGGATGGGGGTGAGCCAGCCGGCTTATGCCAGTGTCTTTAGATCTTGCGCAGCAAAATCATGTCTGAGCACTGGTAAGCAGTTACACGCACATGCCATAAAGCATAACTTCAATACTGACCGTATTGTTGGGACAGCTATTGTGGATGTTTATGCTAAGGCTAATAGCTTGGTGGATGCTAAAAGGGCATTCTTTGGGTTGCCCAGCCATACAGTACAAACATGCAATGCCATGATGGTTGGGCTTGCGCGCGCAGGGCTTGCAAATGAGGCCTTGGAACTGTTTCAGTTCATGACCAGGTCAGGCATTGGTTTTGATGCAGTCAGTTTATCGGGTGTCTTCAGTGCTTGTGCAGAGATTAAGGGGTATTTAAAAGGCCTACAAGTCCACTGCTTAGCAATGAAATCAGGTTTTGAGACGGACATCTGTGTCAGAAATGCAATTCTTGATCTGTATGGGAAGTGCAAAGCATTGGTAGAAGCGTACTTTATCTTCCAGGATATGGAGGAACGAGATTCAATCTCTTGGAATGCTATTATTGCTGCTCTTGAGCAAAATGGGCGCTATGAGGACACCGTAGTTCATTTTAATGAGATGCTGCGCTTTGGTATGGAACCCGATGATTTCACATATGGTAGTGTCCTTAAGGCTTGTGCAACTTTACAATCTTTGGAGTTTGGATTGATGGTACATGACAAGGTTATCAAGTCAGGACTTGGTTCAGATGCTTTTGTAGCTAGCACTGTTGTTGACATGTACTGCAAatgtggtatgatgacagatgctcaGAAACTCCATGACAGAATTGGGAAGCAAGAACTTGTTTCATGGAATGCCATCATGTCAGGATTTTCACTGAACAAACAGAGTGAGGATGCCCAGAAAATCTTCTCACAGATGTTAGATATTGGACTTAAGCCTGATCATTTCACCTATGCTACAGTTCTTGACACTTGTGCTAACCTAGCTACCATTGAGATCGGGAAGCAGATCCATGGTCAGATAATTAAGCAAGAAATGCTGGTAGATGAATATATATCCAGCACCCTTATAGACATGTACGCCAAGTGTGGGTACATGCAAGACTCACTGCTAATGTTTGAGAAGGCACAGAAACGGGATTTTGTGTCATGGAATGCTATGATATGCGGCTATGCGCTGCATGGTCAAGGAGCAGAAGCACTCAAGATGTTTGATAGGATGCAAAGGGAGGATGTGATTCCGAACCATGCAACTTTCATTGCTGTGCTCCGGGCTTGCAGCCATGTTGGTCTGCTGGATGATGGATGTTGTTACTTCCATCAGATGACCACCCGCTACAAACTGGAACCACAACTGGAGCACTTTGCTTGCATGGTAGATATACTAGGACGGTCAAAGGGACCACAGGAAGCTCTGAAGCTTATTGGCACCATGCCTTTTGAAGCGGATGCAGTCATCTGGAAGACTCTCCTAAGCGTTTGCAAGATCCATCGGGATGTTGAGGTGGCTGAACTTGCTGCCGGCAATGTTCTACTACTGGATCCTGAGGATTCTTCAGTTTATATTCTTCTGTCAAATGTATATGCAGAATCAGGGAAATGGGCTGATGTTTCTAGGACAAGAAGGTTAATGAAGCACGGAAGGCTTAAGAAGGAACCTGGCTGTAGCTGGAttgaggtgcaaaatgagatgcatgGATTCCTTGTAGGAGATAACGTCCATCCGAGATCGAGGGAGCTGTATGACATGCTGCATGATTTGATTGATGAGATGAAACTGTCTGGATATGACCCTGATTCATCTTCTTTTGCTGAGGTTGACGAAGAGGGCAGTGCATCCGAGCAAGATGATTTACTTGGAATGGTTGGTGGCTAG